In Syngnathus typhle isolate RoL2023-S1 ecotype Sweden linkage group LG14, RoL_Styp_1.0, whole genome shotgun sequence, one genomic interval encodes:
- the LOC133166637 gene encoding small ribosomal subunit protein eS27-like: MGRRRTEDMMYPTIAEEKARHKKKRLVQSPNSYFLDVKCMGCYRISTIYSHAQTVVSCASCSIILCRPSGGKCRLTTGCAFRRKYS, from the exons ATGGGC AGACGTAGAACTGAGGACATGATGTACCCTACCATTGCTGAGGAGAAGGCCAGACATAAGAAGAAACGTCTGGTGCAGTCCCCTAATAGCTATTTCTTGGATGTCAAATGCATGG GGTGCTACAGGATCAGTACCATCTACAGTCATGCCCAGACAGTGGTGTCTTGTGCTAGCTGCTCAATAATCCTCTGCAGGCCCAGCGGAGGCAAATGCAGGCTAACTACGG GATGTGCCTTCAGAAGGAAATATTCCTGA